Genomic DNA from Shouchella patagoniensis:
GTATAAGGGGCATGAGGAGCCAACATCGTTCGAATTCTGCCATCCGCTCCCCGATTCCACTGCTTCGCAAATGAAAGGGATTCTGCTAATTTCTCATCCTGCTCTTCTTTTGAGCATAAACCAATAACAGATCTCATTAACGATGCTCTCATCCCCACCGTTTCGATTGTTTCCGCAAACTCATGCATATGCAAGTGATACATATCAACAAAAGTGGTTGTTCCAGATTCAAGCATTTCAACAAGGCTTAGATTCCTTGCTGCTTGAACTGATTTTTTATCCAGCTTTCGCTCATATGGCCAAATCGCTTGCTCTAACCAATCATTTAATGGGAGGTCATCATTTATTCCCCGCAGCAACGACATAGCTGGGTGCCCATGGGTATTAATGAGCCCCGGCATTAACCATTTTCCATTCCCGTCGATTACTTTACTTTTTTCCCTTTGCTCTTTTGTAGGTTCCCCATCTGAAACGATAGCAAACCGACCATCCTTAATTAAAACATATCCGTATGCAATAACATGCTTATCTAGATTCATCGTAATGATTTTTACATTTTTTATGATCGTATCCACTTAATCTTCCTCCCTAAAATGCAGGTGTTGCTCCAACAACGTTTCAAGCTTTCCCTCATATACAGGAACCGGCGGCAACGAATCAATAAACGTCTTTCCGTATCTTGTTGTTTTAATTCGACGATCAAAAATAAAAACTGCTCCATAGTCTTGTTTTGTTCGAATCAGTCTCCCAAAGCCTTGCTTAAAGCGAATAACGGCTTGAGGTAAGGATAAATCTGTAAAAGGGTTTTTACCTGTTTGTTTTGCTTGCTCGATTTGTGCTCGGTTAAGCGGCTGATTAGGAGGAGCGAAAGGCAAACGTACAATCATTAAATATTCAAGCTCACTACCTGGCAAGTCAATCCCTTCCCAAAAACTGCTAGTTCCAAACAAAATCGCCGCTTGTTCTGCTTGTTTAAACATTTTTAATAACCTTGTTCGAGAACCACTTGTTACACCTTGTCCAATTAAATTTAATGAACTCGATTCATCCAAATCTTTAACATAATAATAAACTTTTTTCAACATATCATAAGATGTAAACAGGACCAATGCTTTTTTCTGAGTCAATTCTGCAATGCGCCAAATCTTAATCGCAATGTCTTGAACAAAAAGTTCATCATTCCCACCACGTATATTAGGGACGTCTGACGGAATAAATAATTTCATTTGTTTTTCATATAAAAACGGCGACTCGACTTGACTCGTGCGTACACCAAAATCGTGCAACCCTAGTCTGTCTATTTGATAAGAAAATGATTGATTAACGGTTAACGTAGCAGAGGTCATTACGACACTTTTTTTCTGTGCGAAAAAACGATCAGCAAGCTGATTTGCTACTTCAATTGGCTTCGCATATAAATAAGTGGCATTTTTTGCCCCTTTTGGTTCAGCTTCTATCCAGTAAACAAATTGATCATCATATTCAAGTAACAATTCATAAACAGATTGAACTTGCTCTTCAAACATAGCAATAGCTACTTGAATATCAGCGAGTGTAGCACGAGTCGCATAAGTTAACTCTTTTTCTTCTGAAGTGAGGGTATATGCTTGAGTCACTTCCAATAAGGTTTTTTCTCCATGAAGTTGGATTCGCATTGCGCATTCCAAAATCGCTTGCCAGAGAGAACCTTGTTCAGAGAAGCTTTTAAACACATAGCTTATGCGACCGACATCTGTTGCATTATTCCCTTCACCTAAAGCAAAAACGTGTATCATTCGGAACAATTCATCTACATCTTCTTTTAAAAGAATTAACGCTTCCTCAGCACCTTTCAAGTTGAGCGTTAATCCTTGCGCTTTTGCCACCTTCAATAACTTTTGAATAGCACTATGCTCTTGACCTTCACCTAATCTGGAAATAGAAAAACCAAACGATAAATAACTTGTAGAAACACCAAAATGGTTACTTGCTGCTTCTTCTAAATGGTGTGCTTCATCAATAACAGCATGAGAATAAGTTGGTAAGAGCGCATTCGATTGGACAACGTCCGTTAAGAGTAACGCATGGTTTGTAATAATTAAATCAGCTGATTGAGCATTTCGTCTTGAGCGATGATAAAAGCAACGTGAGAACCAAGGATTATACTTTCCTAAGTCTGACACACCATCACTCTGCACGGTTAACCAAAATGTTTTTCCACCACTTGATAAATTTAATTCTTCCACATCACCGTAATCCGTTTCTAACAACCAAATTAATATCTGAGCCTTAGTTAAACGCACATCATATGAATCATCATCTATTTGTTGCATCACTTGTTCAAATTTACGTAAATCTAAATAATTTCCCCGTCCTTTTAAGACGGCAGTTTTTATTGAAAAAGGAAGCACAGAACTCAAAAGTTGCAAATCCCTTTGCAATAATTGTTCTTGCAATGGAATTGTATATGTTGATATAACAACAGGTTTTTTTATTGTTTTTGCGTAATATGCACTCGGCACTAAGTACGCCATACTTTTCCCAGTACCGGTACCAGCCTCAATTAAAGCATGTGCGTGATCATTAAACGCATCATGTACTTCAGTCATCATTTGTCGTTGTCCAGGACGTTCTTCAAATGAGACAAAAGCTTTAGCAAACGTACCGATTTCTCCAAAGATCTCATTATTTGATTCCGTGAACGTTTTGAATTCAACTTCTTCTGGTTTTCGATCATCTTTTTGAATGACTTTTTTTATCGCCAATTGCCTAAAAACTTCCACCCCGTCATCTTCCGCATGTGATGTTGTTATTTTTTTATGGATTAGAGGTTGAAATAGAGCCAACCAATCACTTTTTAAGCCTTTGGTTATTTGAGAAAGTGTTTGTAAAGTAATAAGTGGTAAATGATGTAGTTTATGTAAAAGAAAAAGAAACAATTCAGCTGTCATTTCAGCATCACTATCTGCTTGATGTGGTCGTTCATGTTCCATATCTAGACTACTTGTTAGCTCCGATAATTTATAACTTTCCTGCTTCGGCAATAATACTCGACTCATCTCAACAGTATCGAATTGGACAGTTGACGGAAATTGAAGTCCTTCCATTTCCAATTGCGCCTTTAAAAACCCTTTATCAAACGGTACATTATGAGCAACAAAACCACTACCGTCCATAAACTTCAGTAAATCTTCAGCAACATCTATAAATGCAGGCGCTCCACTTACATCTTCATCCGTTATACCTGTTAGCTCTGTAATAAATGGGGGAATGTCGCAAAACGGATCAACAAATGTTGAAAATCGATCCGTCACTTTGCCACCTTCCACCTTAACAGCGCCTATTTGAATAATGCGTGCGCCTTGCCTTGGAGCATTCCCTGTCGTTTCCAAATCAAGCACAACAAATGTCTGGGACATTTTTCCACCTCAATTCACGGGATCTGTCCCGTTTCCATCCAGTTCTGCTGCTGACTTAATCAGCAGCCACGATTGTTTTGCACTTACGTCTGTTTGACCTAAATCATCAAGCAGATCAATCGCGCGTGCATCCCCTGCTAATGCTTTATTCCATGCAAATCCATGTAACAAATCTCCGGTTTTTCCATGAATCAGCATTAATTGTTCATAACAATAACAAGCAAGCTCATGTTCACCAAACCATTCCGTCAGCTTTGCAAGCGACAGCAATTGTTCTGTATCTTCACTTGTTTCCGCGTACTCCATCCAAGCTCCTCTTGCTTCATCTTTTTCATTATTTTTATATAGTGCTAAACCAAAAATAACCAATGAATCCACATCATTACATGAAACAGCGTATTGTCGTAAACAGACAGCTGCATACTCATAACTCTCAATCCAGTAATAACAGATGCCTAAATTATACACGACATCCGGATTATCTGCTAAGCAATTCGCCTTTTCCATGTAGAGAATTGCTTTTTCTACTTGTTGGTTAACCATTTCAATTAAACCTAACCCTAAATACGCAAAATGATGAATGAAAGGATCATTTGACGCTTGGAGGGTATAAAAAAAACAAGCCTTACTCTCGTCGAGCTCCTCTACATAAAGCGAAGCAAACCCTATATACAATTGACGAATCGTATCTAATTCGCCTACCGCTAGTTCGTTTTTTAAATAGTGCAGTGCTTCATGAAAGTTCTGTTCATTAAATAAGCGTGTACCCTCTGTTTGATAATGATATAAAGGTCCTAAATGACTGACACGTTGTTTCAGAATCTGCAATGCCTCATCCATTGATCCCCACGTATCTAATAATTGCTGTGCCATCTGTTCGAGTGTATTAATATGAAGATCGCTTTGGTTAACCGGTGATTTCCATACCGATTGATAAAGCGAATTCCATTTTCCAATCCATTCATCCAAAAGAAATCCCTCCCCAGGTTCGTATACACTCAGTGTGTATCACCTAGAAAGGGAATATGCGAATTAACGAACGGTAGAAGCTGGCTCAGTTCCTAGCATTTCAACAATGTGGTTGGATTCATCCAAAATCGCCACTTTTGGTTGATGAACAAGTGCTTCTGCCGTTTCCATCATTGCATACGTTAGAATAATTACAACATCTCCCGTTTGCACTTTTCGAGCGGCAGCTCCATTTAAACAAATGTCTCCCTGTCCTCTTGGCCCCTTTATAACATACGTCTCAAATCGTTCACCATTATTATTATTGACAATTTGAACCTTTTCATTTTCGAGTAAATCAACAGCATCCATTAAATCTTCATCAATTGTAATGCTGCCTACATAGTTTAAATTCGACTCTGTTACCCGAGCCCGGTGCAATTTAGCTTTCATCATCGTACGAAACATTATGCTTCACCTCTGTTGCGATTAGTAAATTCAATTAAGATATGATCAATTAATCGAGCCTTTGAAAATTGATAAGCAACCGCTAATATGACTGTGCCTTCAACATAATCAACGGACTTTAATGAAGGGTACTCGTAAGCCTCTACATAATCAATCGACCCTATTGGTAAGATAGAGAGTTCATTTTCGACCATACTCACAAGTTTCTTCAACTGACGTTCCCCTGATTGAGCAGCGCTTTGCAGCGCGTTATAAAGCGTAGGTGCCATTGCTCTTTCCTGTGGGGTTAAATAAAC
This window encodes:
- a CDS encoding tetratricopeptide repeat protein, whose amino-acid sequence is MDEWIGKWNSLYQSVWKSPVNQSDLHINTLEQMAQQLLDTWGSMDEALQILKQRVSHLGPLYHYQTEGTRLFNEQNFHEALHYLKNELAVGELDTIRQLYIGFASLYVEELDESKACFFYTLQASNDPFIHHFAYLGLGLIEMVNQQVEKAILYMEKANCLADNPDVVYNLGICYYWIESYEYAAVCLRQYAVSCNDVDSLVIFGLALYKNNEKDEARGAWMEYAETSEDTEQLLSLAKLTEWFGEHELACYCYEQLMLIHGKTGDLLHGFAWNKALAGDARAIDLLDDLGQTDVSAKQSWLLIKSAAELDGNGTDPVN
- the dinG gene encoding ATP-dependent DNA helicase DinG; amino-acid sequence: MSQTFVVLDLETTGNAPRQGARIIQIGAVKVEGGKVTDRFSTFVDPFCDIPPFITELTGITDEDVSGAPAFIDVAEDLLKFMDGSGFVAHNVPFDKGFLKAQLEMEGLQFPSTVQFDTVEMSRVLLPKQESYKLSELTSSLDMEHERPHQADSDAEMTAELFLFLLHKLHHLPLITLQTLSQITKGLKSDWLALFQPLIHKKITTSHAEDDGVEVFRQLAIKKVIQKDDRKPEEVEFKTFTESNNEIFGEIGTFAKAFVSFEERPGQRQMMTEVHDAFNDHAHALIEAGTGTGKSMAYLVPSAYYAKTIKKPVVISTYTIPLQEQLLQRDLQLLSSVLPFSIKTAVLKGRGNYLDLRKFEQVMQQIDDDSYDVRLTKAQILIWLLETDYGDVEELNLSSGGKTFWLTVQSDGVSDLGKYNPWFSRCFYHRSRRNAQSADLIITNHALLLTDVVQSNALLPTYSHAVIDEAHHLEEAASNHFGVSTSYLSFGFSISRLGEGQEHSAIQKLLKVAKAQGLTLNLKGAEEALILLKEDVDELFRMIHVFALGEGNNATDVGRISYVFKSFSEQGSLWQAILECAMRIQLHGEKTLLEVTQAYTLTSEEKELTYATRATLADIQVAIAMFEEQVQSVYELLLEYDDQFVYWIEAEPKGAKNATYLYAKPIEVANQLADRFFAQKKSVVMTSATLTVNQSFSYQIDRLGLHDFGVRTSQVESPFLYEKQMKLFIPSDVPNIRGGNDELFVQDIAIKIWRIAELTQKKALVLFTSYDMLKKVYYYVKDLDESSSLNLIGQGVTSGSRTRLLKMFKQAEQAAILFGTSSFWEGIDLPGSELEYLMIVRLPFAPPNQPLNRAQIEQAKQTGKNPFTDLSLPQAVIRFKQGFGRLIRTKQDYGAVFIFDRRIKTTRYGKTFIDSLPPVPVYEGKLETLLEQHLHFREED
- the panD gene encoding aspartate 1-decarboxylase, with product MFRTMMKAKLHRARVTESNLNYVGSITIDEDLMDAVDLLENEKVQIVNNNNGERFETYVIKGPRGQGDICLNGAAARKVQTGDVVIILTYAMMETAEALVHQPKVAILDESNHIVEMLGTEPASTVR